The window TAAATGAGGCCTTGGCTAAAACTGGTGTAGCttgtggttactgaagatgaatgaatgaatcagttgTACATCCACCTAGAAAACTTAAATTCATCCAACTGCATTAAACTGTAATagataaaatacatatttattcatttatttttacgttTTGGAGCCTTTTACGTGAGGTTAGATTTAGCAAAAGATCTACTAGGGGTTACACCAGGATCACACACATGGATTTACTGAGGCTTTAAGCGTCCTAGAGAAACCTGCAGCTGGACACTATTTGGATTTATTAAACAGTAGAATTCATTCATTGACATCCCcacttcatcttcagtaagtgcttgaTCCTGGCCAGCGTCATGGTGAAGCTCGTGAATCCTGGAAGTGAGCTGGGAATATACACTTGTGCGGACACCGGTCCATCATAGGGCACCATACATGCACAGTACATACACaatctactggcatgtttttgggaagtctGAGGAAACCcaagaacccagaagaaacccctaTGGATGCCTGGAGatcatgtgaaactccacacatacccaagctcaggattgaaatCAAAATCGTTGTAAGTTGCTAGTACTTtcttaaatgtgtatatatttccCCTTCAGTGTATACTCCATGTTCTCAATAATGAGCTAAATAAACCACATTTAGTGTTTCCACAGtgctttaaatatatacattttgctttaaatatatttcctttaAATATAGTCAATATTTTGGCTACAACCAGTAGAAATATTACCTTATGTACAAAAATTGACTTGAATAATATTATGAGAAAGAAGTGACACATAGAGCCAAGTCAATAAGTAAACTCAATATACAGTACTAGACAATTCAATGTTTCCAAATAACTCTGattaatttcagttttcataaTAACTATGTAGCACTCAACCTCACCtctgtttagaaaaaaaaaaacatcatctcCATTGTCTCAACAGAACTGTTCTTATTTACTGTCAATTCACCACACAGTTTTGGAGATGCAATGATACATTTACCCTTTACACTTTACTTACTCACATGTCCCTTATTTATCCATGAATTTTTCATGAAGGTAGCGTTTATGTACATCCCATAGTCCTACAAAGTAAGAAGACAGTACACCAGTGTTCATTTAGCAATTGCCAAGTACTTTACAGTCATGTCTGAAGACAGTAAAGTAGACATCATACCTGAGAACATCTCACAGCTTGGACCATCAGCTCCACTGACCACACTCAATAATGGAATAGAGAATAGCAATATAGAGTACTTTGCTAGTCAGAAGACTGCTAATGGTGATTCAGTTTCTGTACCTTCGGTCACTGCTCAGTTGTTGCGGATGCTGGAGGCAGCAAAGGCTCGTCGCTCGGGAAACTTGCACAGCACCGAAGAATCATCTCCATTGAGTGACAGGACTGTCAGTGAGGATCCAAGAACAGACAGAGTGAGTTGATGATGGGCTAGATTGCAAAGAAACTTAGGGACACTGGAGACTGTACACCAACTGAATTTAGACTCTGTGTTCGAAATTAAAATCATCTTGTGGACCATAATTAAATTGAAagatttggttaaaaaaaaaaaaagatagttaCAGATAGAGCAATACACTCAAGGTCATAAACATAAGCTACTGAATGTGCCGATgatatgcaaaaaataaaaaataaaatgctaatgaTATGTAATTTTTCATTAGCAAGCAAAAttgacatataatcccaattatgTCCATTTTATATAAAACTCCAAATGAATCCATTTCATATATAATCCTAATTATTGCGCAGATTGCTTTGTAACCATCTAACAAGATTAAATATAGTCACATTTGAAGTTTGGTCTAGCGTGAGCCAGTGACAATCCCAATGGTCCtgtctaccttttttttttttttttttaaagtctttgCCATCGAGTTAGATTCAGTTCTTAAATGAAATGACCACTTTCCCCACTTTTAAAGTGTCCTAAACACTTTGATACTTATTCTTAATTGCTGCTTATTATTTGCTACTTATTCACTTATTTATCTGCAAGGACCTTTTCAGTTCCTGTTAATTAGTAACTAATAGAAACTAGTTGGAAAGTCATTCATTATGAAAGGGTTGAACATAAATCTGAACATATCCACTGAGTGTAAGAGGTTTAAAAACTGCTGTCAATAAGCCAAATTCCATTTAGGTCCACATTATTGCTGACCTGTACAAAAGAACAAGGAAGTCAAGGTCAATGAGATGATCTTTTAGAAAATGCAACACTGTAAATGGCAAAGTAATCTTTTTCATTACGTATCAGCAATGAGGAACTGCTACAGTGGTGCattgttgattttttaaatgtcctgGAGTGACATTACAGAGTCTCTGAATACAACAAAGACTATAAAATATGCTGAGAAAGTGAATGTAGGTGTATCCGCACTGTAGATTCAAAAGGATTCATTCAAAATAGGATCATATTTCATGTTAAACTGGTTAATGAACTGTACATAGTTACATGTTGTAGGACTTGTACATGTTGTACACTGTTGTAAGTGTATACATGACAGTTTCCGATTAATTCAGGGTGAAAAATGCAGGTTTTTCCTGAGCAAGACATGATATATTATCTTTactgaaagcacaaaaataAGAGAGCAGGGTTTTAATGAATACTGAAGCGCTACCCACATTGTCTAACATACTGAGGATAGGACCTTCATAATGCcacatataaaacacacacacacacacacacacacacacatatatatatatatatatatatatatatatatatatatatataaattgttgcTTGAATAAGAATATACTTCCAAttatcaaaagaaaaaagaaaaaatagatttcttgatgtataaatgtatttatatacccTCAAGCATATCGAAATGAgttaaaaaagattaaatatatatacagtatatatatgtatataaaactatcttttttcatttatttttaatttccaaAATCACCTCTAATTTAAGCACATCAGAACAACTGCAAGATACTTCCTTAAGAtactcttatttaaaaaaatctaaaaatatttcagaaaaaatatataaaatatatattaaatataaaaaaatataaaataaacaggaaaatcCATATACATGTTTTAATATCATCTTCTCAAGGATATCAGAACAACATGAGGTACttcctgattatttatttatttatttatttatttgcaaaaagacaacttttttttatcacaacaaaATCTCAATCAGATCTTAACAAATAAAagacattatcatcatcatcatcatcaacatattattattattattattattagtagtagtagtagtagtagtagtagtagtgatagtagtaacagtattagtagtagtagtagtaatagtagtagtagtaatagtagtagtaatagtaatagcagtagtagtagtagtagtaatagtagtagtaatagtagtaatagtaatagtagtagcagctgtagtaatagtagtagtagtagtaatagtagtagtagtagtagtaatagtaattgtagtagtagtagtaatatagtaatagtaatagtagtagcagctgtagtaatagtactagtagtagtagtaatagtagtagtagtagtagtaatagtaatagtagtagtagtagtagtagtagtagtaatagtagtagtaatagtaatagtagtataaacataaatacaaaatgatatttaatttaGCTCTTTAAGCATATCAGAATTGTTATTAACTCAACATGGCTTTGTCTTCTCACTTAACCTATCCAGGTCCCAGAGCAGCCTCAGCAGTTCAACATGAGACTCAACAGGATGGGCTACTGCTCAGTATCCAACTCACTGACCTCCGCTGATGGTCACAGCTCAGGTACCAAGCAAAACCTGTTACACTGTCGAAAATTGCATTACACACAAGTCATACTAGAACACCATGATTAGTTGGTGCTCATCTTGGTTCAGTTCTCTTCTTATCTATGCTTATTCAATAAGCAAAATTTCATTATCATGAATCTTCAGATTGTCTTGTTAATTCTCTCTCATTTCCTATTGACCGCAAGCGAGCTCTGAAGATGAGACTTCTCCTCGAGACAAAGAGCAGAAGAACTCTAAAGGAAGTAAGGATTTCTGTGTTAAGGACATCAGTCAGGCTTTGGTTGGTCGCAGAGAAATAGAAATAGCAGAGCAAGGTACTATGTTGTTTCTACAACAAACCTATAACATTTTTACATAGTCATGCTCATGTGCTAAAGTGCTGTACAATAGTAGTTGGGTTGACGTAATCCAAATTGGGTTGATAATAGGCAATTTAGCATGCTGGGTTTGGGATTCAGACCTTAAAGGGACATGCACATTACattgttgtttacatttttaaacaaggttTTGTGTACATTTAACTTAATTTACAATTTAGTTACACCTTTCAACattatatttctgttttaaCATTATGTATGcaataaacttttaaacatgTCTTGATAGCCAATGCTAGTctgctggcaaaaaaaaaaagacttggaTAAACTAGGATTATCAGCTACCACTGGACTCAATTTAATTACACATGATTTCAAAATGTGCATGAAATGATACCGAGTTATTATGTTTTAGTTGTTATGTTTTCACACTACGTGTTTTTATATAGGAAAAAGTACTGCTTGAAGCTTTTTTGTGTTCCTCATGTAACATGTAAACTATAATTATAACAACTTGGCTGTCTACAACCAAGCAATGCACTGAGTTTTACCCACAAGTTTACTCACAGCATCCTGTGTCAAAATCCTAACTCAGCCTCACTGGATTAAAACAATCCATGCTGGGTTAATCTGCTTGGTTACCAAATTGACCCACATTCACCCaggttatttttagcccagCTCTTTTAAGAGTGTATGTCTATAGCCACTTTTCCTCTGCACGGTATTGCTCGACTTGGCTCATTTTACtttgcttgcttttccactgcagtttagtgccgGCTCAACatgggtgccatcttccactaaaaatgttgtattatcgaagccctgtacaaatacacggtcaggccgtattccaaatgcctttcctgttcactgaacatggacTCTGTGGATACACCTGAATACACCtggtacctggtactttttaTCTGACTAAGTTAGATTCAGACGTGTCAGGATTGACTTTGATAATTGTCTGTTTGGATATCAGTAACAAGCGAGATGTAAATATCTAAGACAGAAagctttgttgtaattttatctttaATGAGATACataatttctgtaaaataataaaatgatactTCATTTTCGATTTATAGGATATTACTATATGCAAAGTATGTATTAGATGACACATTTATTGAtgcacaatacagaaccactcaTTTAGCATTAGCTCAGCTTGCTTGGAACCTCGATCGAGGTGGTACcaaaaaagtaccaggtaccaggtactatccacagtggaaagccccccAAAAGCGAGCAGAGTCAAGTTGAGCCataccgtgcagtggaaaagtgccatATGTGGGTGTGCTGATAAATAATGCTAATTCATATGCTTAACTTTGGTAGACATGCCAGCACTGATGATGCTGAGAAAGGCAGGCCAAGAAGAGAAGCCACTAGCAGGGGCTAAAATAGTGGGCTGTGTCCATATCACAGTACACATGGCTGTGAGTGTTCATTCATGTACTTATCCCAAAGTTGTCAAGTTTTTGATTATGACCACCGATTCACTTCCCAGATAGAGTGTGCAAAAATGTTGATTGGTTTTGTGTTTGCAAAACATGAATTAAATTATTGATAGATAATCAACTTCCTCCTCCTTATACTGTGCACTAGAGACAATATGAAACTATGAACTTGCAAATCATAATGCATGATATATCAACTAGGAAACAATTTCAGACTCGTGAATTGAATCTATTACAGATTTTCTCCACCAGAAATATTCTTAGCGGTAATATGCAGTCATTCCTCAGGTCCTGATGGAGACGCTGTCTGTGCTAGGTGCTGAATGTCGATGGGCTTCTTGTAATATCTACTCTATTCAGAATAAAGTAGCCGCAGCTCTTGCAGAGGCCGGTAAGAACCGAATCATTCATTTTACTACATTTCTAACTCAACTGAGGTATGTTAGCTTTCAGtacatttaaatgttcatttaaatatcTTCAACAAGCTAAGTTTTCTATTGCAAAATGTTCTCAAGCGAGACAGTGACATGAATGTAAATTTATATATCCACATCCATAACTGGAGTTCTCTTAATCTCTTGTGTacctgttgaattctcgattctaaTTAGTCAAAGGGTGTTAATTTTCTATATCAACAAAACTCAGagagtagttccagctgcaaggtttatattactgcactcattctaatatgttatcgtttctatagtaacaactatagtaaaaaaaagacaagaacaAACAGACtagcaagagaaagaaaaagagaggctggtatGGGAATGTCTGTTTATAGCtattataacataagtgataacatgaaCTTACTTATGTCATAGACATTCcgcaatattaaatgtaattataaaagggtaaaatatataatgtgtcagtcattaatacatttttttaaatgtcagcaTTGCAACTTtggggctgcatcacaccacgtcgtttattattttcctataacagcacaccctgtcatgttttatttcttatataatgGCTGATGCAAAGTTATACACATTTTTTCCTGCTGAAATatcataattaaataataataacaataaataataataataataataataataataataataataatgatgatgatgatgatgatgataatgatgatgatgaggatgaggatgatgatgatgatgatgatcatcatcatcatcatgtgctACATGTCATGGATTTCCCCTCAACAGCCCGTAGCGTGACAGGACGCGCTTCCAGGTTTTcattgacattgactttgtttacttttgacgtgtgttttggtttggtttctgtcctgtctccgcccctgttaaGTTATTGGTTATTTCATAAACGTCTCAGCTGTCCTTGTTAAGAATCATGAGGACAAAACGGGATCATGATGCAAGTtcgtcaaaagtaaacaaagtcaatgtcaataAAATCCTGGAAGCGCGTGCTGTCACGCTACAGGCTGTTGAGGGGAAATCCGTGACACTACATCATACAGCTACTAGTTTAACATTTTGCATATAAATACTGTAATACATGAACAGTTTTATTCACtcatctggagcctatcctggagCCAGTCCAGGGTGTGAGGCCATGAATTGGATCCATGAATCCATAAACGAATTGGACCTCGAGTCCGTCGTTCGGCaccatgcacattcacacaacacatccacacactcattcacaactaaGGGCAATTTAGAGCAGTCATGAAATACATGTAGATATACAGGTATAGAGGcaacataataatattaataaagcaTATTTAAGATATGAGATAAAATTGCTTAATTAAAGCAAATCAAATTCAACAAAGTGAAGTATACCATAAATGATTTGTTCTAGATAATCCACTTAGAACTATTTGGAATAATGGCTTCACTTGTAGTTAAGCTAGGCAATGTTTCCAAAATGAGTCATCCTCCCAATTCTGGAACACTGCACTCCATGCTGTCCCTTTATTGTACAAATACATCTTGGTTACTTGTGGACTTAGAGGTTCTTGCTTCACATCTGTCCTTGGCCTTTTGGCCTTAGTAGCTTTGGTAATTTCTAATAAATGTGGCCAGTCAGCACTCAGGACTTTCTTGGCATCCCAACACATGCCAGCATGATGCAGTGTCCCAAACTAATGTTAGTGGATGATGAGGGAAGTTTGGTAAATATATGAGCATACCATACAGCAGGGATGATGGCCAGGTTCAAGACCAAACCACAGAGTGCCAAGATTAGGATTTCTGAAGCTTGCATTGTGAATCTGCAAGTTTATGGATAGACATTACAAACTACCGAGGAGTAGTTTTAAAAGGAAGCAGGGGTTGGTGACTCAGTGAAACTGAGGGCGTACACTCCATTTACTCCATTTACTCCATTTACATGCTCTCCTATTCAGTAATACATTCATTAGTTTTGagtgtattatattataatccCAGGGAGTGAGAGTAGCCGCTACGAAGTACAGTAATATAGATTTAATGGAAATTCACAGATCAGTATATTAGTATGAAGTAATATGAATTAAATTACTCAGTATAAAGAGAACATTTGCACTAGTGGTGCAATGACACTGGTTACATCCCTAATTTAGGCACAGGAAGCAGGAGCTTTATGGCAAAATTGGAGACACTGTTCCTGACTATGGTGGTTTGAAACTGAACATTCAGCCATATGTTTACACAGGATAACTTCAGGGCATATATGATTCCCTTTCTGGTGGACCAATGGCAGTTGTGTTGTGTGCAGACCTGACtttaacagaaaacattttccaGTATCACTAAtatgataaatatgaaaaatatgggCAACACTTTGTTGTGCTTCATTGATCCATTAAGGATTTTACACAACCTTCATTTGTTATTTGAGCAGATCCTAGAGCAGAGTTCTAGGTTATATTTAGGTATAAGCTTTGAATGAGTTATTTTCAATAATACAGACATTAATAGAAAACCCTCACATGGACTGTTCTACGAGATACCAGACTGtatgtgtttgcgtgtgtgtgtgtgtgtgtgtgtgtgtgtgtgtgtgtgtgtgtttttgcaggTGTCCCTGTGTTCGCATGGAAAAGGGAGTCTGAGGATGATTACTTCTGGTGTATAGACAGTTGTATTAATGTGGAAGACTGGGAACCAAACATGGTAAAGaattcatcctttttttttttttttttttttttttttttttttttttaagaaagagTACCAATATAGTCTGTATAATTttagttaaaaacaaaagatgCCAATTTGCTGATGTTTCACTACTTTGCTTATATGAATCATTCCCAATAAAATGTATGTTAATGATATAATGTTACTGTAACGAATCCAGATATAaacataattttaaataatgaattcatgattattttattattattattattattattattattattattattattatcatgaatTAATATGCAGCTCCAagtgctttacagtgtaaaatcAACACAGATAGTATCAACTAAAATAGGCAAATAATATAAATtcaaggcagaaaaaaaataactacatgttatatatatactataaaatattatataccaTAAAATAAGTATAATCATGtaattattacataatataaatatacaatatttaaaatgagataaaagtaATGTGCTAGTAAAAGTAAGGCAAATAATAAAAGCTAGTTAAATGTTAaactttaaacttttatttatttatttcttaatcaGTGATGACCTTGACAAATGGTGAAGTTGGATTTTGTGAGTTGCTCTCAGGAAGGCCTGTTATTTTCTTTCAGATTCTTGATGatggaggagacatgacatacTGGATCTATAAGAAATACCCGCAGCTCTTCCAGAGCATCAAGGGGATTGTTGAAGAAAGTGTCATTGGTGTTCACAGGTATCTTCTACACACATTTGCATTTCAAAGGTCTGAAGAGCTTCGCTGTGATTTAGTTTCCAAGCGGCCTCAAgtaattttctttgttttcctttcagaCTATATGAAATGTATAAGACTGGGGAGCTTTGCTGCCCGGCAATGAACACCAATGAGTCAGTGATAAAGCAAAAGTTTGACAACTTTTACTGCTGCAAGGAATCGATACTGCATGGGTAAGATTTGAGTTGTGAGAGAGTCGGGCATGAAATTCACAATGGAAAGGATGCAGAGCATGCAGGCTCAAGAACCATCTGTATCCTCTGTTTATTCTGTCTTCCATGTGCCCTCCCACTTCACACACATGTCATATGTATAACGTTATCTAACATTTTAATTGATCATATTCTATTTTCCACTGCACGTTTCTCAGTTTGAAGAGGACCACTGCTCTTCATTTTGGTGGGAAGCAGGTGGTTATCTGTGGATATGGAGAGGTAAAACATCCACAGTAGCATTACATTCCACatcctaaataaaataatgagcaTTTCTTCTTCTGTACCCATtccccattgtgtgtgtgtgtgtgtgtgtgtgtgtgtgtgtgtgtttgtaggtggGAAAAGGCtgctgtgctgctctgaaaGGGATGAAAGCAGTTGTATATGTGACAGAGATTGACCCTGTTTGTGCACTACAGGCCTGGTAATACACAACAACTAATAATGTCAGATTTGAGCGATGGACTGATATGTAGTCGCTCTGCCATGTGTTATCCTTAACTACAAAATTTTTGATAGTCTTAATGAAAAAGAGCTGAAATTAATATATGAAATCACATATTTAATGAGTTTAGGGTTATACTGTAGGTTGCTCATTGCTCATTGCTCATAAcaccacatttttaaaaacacaatactGGAGTATTACGACAGTTACTGGAAAGTACTGCAGTTTTTACTACGCTTAGTCCATCAGAGTCAAAAGTTGATACTTTTGGTTCATTTGCCATTTGGTTTCAGACTGTGCATAACCAAATGGCTgaggggtttgggggggggggggtgtaggaCTGAAAACGTATTCATAAAACTTTTTcattgattggtcagaaatacaCCAATTCAGCAAaaaacttctttcttttttttatatattgaatGCAAATTGTACTTAATTGTATTTCTAATAGCATCTCTTAATAGTATTTTCCTGATGGTAATGGATGACTAAGGGATTTTATGTGTGcaaaaattgtattgtatttattcaACACTAATCCTATCTCTGCTTTTCTTATATAGCATGGATGGTTTTCAACTGGTCAGACTGAAGGAGGTCATCAGAGTGGTGGACATTGTTATCACCTGCACCGGTAACTTTCTgtaatttgaatacattttgacaactgtatttttttttaaatactgaatatCCAGTGGTTCATCCAGTAGCACATTTTCTAATATGTTGCCTGAGCACCAGCTGTATTGAGATGTTTGCAtttccaggaaataaaaatgttgttacGCGAGAGCACATGGATCAGATGAAGCATGGCTGTATTGTTTGCAACATGGGCCACTCCACTACTGAGATTGATGTGGTAAGACCAGCGGTGGAGCTTGTACAAACTGGGATGTGTGTTTGACATTTTGTGTTAGCTCAGTGAGAACTTGTTGTGATGCCAAACTCTGCCATGTCCTTTTCTGAGATTAATATACAtgttagttatatatatatatatatatatatatatatatatatatatatatatatatacacacacacacacacacacacacacacacagtgtgaagaAATGACATAAGTAGTTAGGAAGGTTTTAGGCATCTTTAAGAACACTGACTGAATTTACTGCCACATTTGTTAAACTATCTCCTCACTCAACTTCATccttacagtggatataaagtgtatatacaCCCTTGCTAAAATGGAAGGTTTCTGTGATGTAAGCAAATgatttttccacctttaatgttaTAAagtaaccaacaaaattcaagtgaaaaacaaattttggtggaacttacaataacctggttgcacaagtgtgcacacctTTATTGGGcttgtgactgtgctcagaattaaccaatcacattcaaacttgtattcaaaagtaattatcagaCACCTGTCATCGGTGAGCTGATTCTGATTAACACCAAATAACAATCAAccgtttctgtaggattttcttgacatcttggtTTTATCTGACTCCATGGTCCGCAAGGAGCTAACAAAGCATGTATGGGATCTCATTGTTAAAAGTAtctgttacgaaacgggactggaggcggatgcaggtgcaggtcacagtctttattagacacaaaactcaggattaaagtaaacgcggtcttcaccgggaaacgagaacattcgaggcatggaaaACAACCACAACTACTGCTCCAAACAATACTAACCAGGCTCAACCAAAGACACAATATAATACTGAGCAAAGTGCTCAAtcacccaggcatttaaataaagaacatcattaacttaaagcatggacacctggggcaaattaaagtcacttaacacaaaatgctcaatcgggaagcgagcgaacaaaaacaatgtcacgtgactcgtcaggagccgagccagtgccctctgctggtcgTGGCGTAACAGTATCAATCAGGTGAGGGGTACAaaaaatttccaaaacattagatgtacaaTGGAACAACATGAAGGCCATCaacaacaagtggagaaaatggggcaccacagtgacattaccaagaacaggacttcCTTACAAAATTGAGgctccctgcatgtgacaacaatctactatggggtagggtggctggGGTAGAGGTAAACTCTTTGtcatgggaaaaaaatacaagtcCATCTAATTCAACCCAAACCATATGGCAAAATATATTATTGTCTGGTGAGACCAAGGTAAACATTTTAGGCATAATTCTAAGAGATATTCTTGGCACAAAATcaagacagcttatcaccaAAAGTACAC is drawn from Ictalurus furcatus strain D&B chromosome 8, Billie_1.0, whole genome shotgun sequence and contains these coding sequences:
- the ahcyl2a gene encoding adenosylhomocysteinase like 2a isoform X1, with the translated sequence MRLNRMGYCSVSNSLTSADGHSSASSEDETSPRDKEQKNSKGSKDFCVKDISQALVGRREIEIAEQDMPALMMLRKAGQEEKPLAGAKIVGCVHITVHMAVLMETLSVLGAECRWASCNIYSIQNKVAAALAEAGVPVFAWKRESEDDYFWCIDSCINVEDWEPNMILDDGGDMTYWIYKKYPQLFQSIKGIVEESVIGVHRLYEMYKTGELCCPAMNTNESVIKQKFDNFYCCKESILHGLKRTTALHFGGKQVVICGYGEVGKGCCAALKGMKAVVYVTEIDPVCALQACMDGFQLVRLKEVIRVVDIVITCTGNKNVVTREHMDQMKHGCIVCNMGHSTTEIDVASLMTPELTWQHVRTHLDHIVWPNGKTIVLLAEGRLVNLSCSAVPVFVLSITETTQVLALIELFNAPEGHYKQDIYSFPKKMDEYAALLHLQNFDTHLTELTDEQAKYIGVNKNGPFKPSYYRY
- the ahcyl2a gene encoding adenosylhomocysteinase like 2a isoform X2, with translation MRLNRMGYCSVSNSLTSADGHSSASSEDETSPRDKEQKNSKGSKDFCVKDISQALVGRREIEIAEQDMPALMMLRKAGQEEKPLAGAKIVGCVHITVHMAVLMETLSVLGAECRWASCNIYSIQNKVAAALAEAGVPVFAWKRESEDDYFWCIDSCINVEDWEPNMILDDGGDMTYWIYKKYPQLFQSIKGIVEESVIGVHRLYEMYKTGELCCPAMNTNESVIKQKFDNFYCCKESILHGLKRTTALHFGGKQVVICGYGEVGKGCCAALKGMKAVVYVTEIDPVCALQACMDGFQLVRLKEVIRVVDIVITCTGNKNVVTREHMDQMKHGCIVCNMGHSTTEIDVASLMTPELTWQHVRTHLDHIVWPNGKTIVLLAEGRLVNLSCSAVPVFVLSITETTQVLALIELFNAPEGHYKQDIYSFPKKMDEYAALLHLQNFDTHLTELTDEQAKYIGVNKNGPFKPSYYR